In one Desulfosporosinus sp. Sb-LF genomic region, the following are encoded:
- a CDS encoding head-tail connector protein: MNLVLKTPPAHEPLEIQEVKDYLRLDDVTDTSEDDYLRSLIIAAREYCEGFQNRAYITQTWELSFDYWPSQVIELPKGNLQAIDSVTYKNSAGVVTTLTETQNYVVSTRGVIGRLFPPYAQFWPPFVPWTLDAVVIEYTCGYGDTAESVPQKVKQAMKLLISHWYENRTLLSETRQAPVEIAFAVSALLRMDRIMPI; this comes from the coding sequence ATGAATTTAGTCTTAAAGACACCACCGGCCCATGAGCCCTTGGAGATTCAGGAAGTAAAGGATTATCTCAGACTGGACGATGTCACAGACACCTCAGAAGATGACTATCTCAGGTCCTTAATTATTGCTGCCCGTGAATATTGTGAAGGGTTTCAGAATCGTGCCTATATCACGCAAACATGGGAACTGAGCTTTGATTATTGGCCAAGTCAAGTGATCGAATTACCAAAGGGCAATCTTCAAGCCATTGATTCGGTAACCTATAAGAACTCAGCCGGGGTCGTAACAACGCTCACGGAAACTCAAAATTATGTAGTGAGTACACGTGGAGTTATAGGTAGGCTATTTCCTCCCTATGCACAGTTCTGGCCACCGTTCGTACCGTGGACGCTTGATGCGGTCGTGATTGAGTATACTTGCGGTTATGGTGATACCGCTGAAAGTGTGCCGCAAAAGGTTAAGCAAGCCATGAAGCTTCTCATAAGTCACTGGTATGAGAATCGAACACTCTTAAGCGAGACAAGACAAGCACCTGTTGAGATTGCTTTTGCGGTATCTGCCTTGTTACGGATGGATCGTATAATGCCCATTTAG
- a CDS encoding phage tail tube protein: MANRTIGTTLKQGSVLIGSLTKIKPPEKSADSHDVTTLDVTDGYKRFIPGMKDGGEVTVSGFFDPDDAGQLAMETAVDAGTTDSYVITFPATFGATFTFSAFITKFTVGEVNLDDPLSFELTLKVSGKPVLAIT, from the coding sequence ATGGCAAACAGAACGATTGGGACGACGCTGAAACAAGGCTCCGTACTCATCGGGTCCTTGACCAAAATCAAGCCTCCAGAGAAATCTGCGGACAGCCACGACGTCACTACTCTGGATGTGACAGACGGATACAAACGATTCATACCAGGGATGAAAGACGGTGGCGAGGTTACGGTCAGCGGATTCTTCGACCCAGACGACGCTGGGCAATTAGCCATGGAAACAGCGGTCGATGCAGGGACCACGGACTCCTACGTTATCACCTTCCCGGCAACATTCGGGGCGACTTTTACCTTCAGCGCTTTTATTACTAAGTTCACTGTGGGAGAGGTCAACCTCGACGATCCTCTCAGCTTTGAGTTGACGCTCAAAGTATCGGGCAAGCCCGTACTCGCCATCACCTAA
- a CDS encoding phage head closure protein, translated as MQAGQLRHKLDIETELNIRDTYGQTTHEWVVFLHGLWAAIEPLTGREYYAAQQVNAEISHRIKIRYKGGIKPKMRVKYGDRYFNILAVLDITERHREIHLMCTEVIA; from the coding sequence TTGCAAGCCGGACAACTCAGACACAAACTAGACATCGAAACGGAGCTTAATATTCGAGACACCTATGGTCAAACAACTCACGAGTGGGTTGTTTTTTTACATGGGCTTTGGGCCGCGATTGAACCTCTGACTGGGCGAGAGTATTATGCGGCCCAGCAAGTCAACGCAGAAATTTCTCACCGTATAAAGATTAGGTATAAAGGGGGAATAAAACCAAAAATGAGAGTTAAATACGGCGATCGTTACTTTAACATTTTAGCGGTGCTTGACATCACAGAAAGACACCGGGAAATTCATCTGATGTGTACTGAGGTGATCGCTTAA
- a CDS encoding DUF3168 domain-containing protein: MDLEQGLTVELSAIPGLESKVYPITAAQDTPTPYATYALGSSERTSDLTGRTALIKQQYQIDVYESTYAGLKNLKKPIIQKLKSLNLRSIGDTGPLIQQAEITNDYETYEIEAKLYRAILEVDLYTTE, translated from the coding sequence ATGGACTTAGAGCAAGGGCTGACCGTGGAACTGTCCGCTATTCCAGGGTTGGAGAGCAAAGTATACCCAATCACGGCAGCACAAGACACGCCAACCCCGTATGCCACCTATGCCCTGGGGAGCAGCGAGAGAACTAGCGATCTCACGGGTCGAACCGCGCTCATCAAGCAGCAATACCAAATCGACGTCTATGAATCGACCTATGCGGGCCTTAAAAACCTTAAAAAACCCATAATCCAAAAACTCAAATCCTTAAACCTGAGAAGCATCGGCGACACGGGCCCATTAATCCAACAGGCCGAGATAACAAATGACTACGAGACTTATGAAATTGAGGCCAAACTGTACCGGGCAATCCTTGAGGTAGACCTTTATACAACAGAGTAG
- a CDS encoding HK97-gp10 family putative phage morphogenesis protein, protein MSDNSIVGIEDVKKLFEEVGKAPTKVLTAATRKGANIALSYAKAHCPEGVEWTSGRYAHEPGTLKKSLRIKKEKRKMGKSVYTVGPGPEGWYAHFVDYGFTTRNGRYVPGNRFLRDSVDKNRGQIQTVMLTEMALELDKLR, encoded by the coding sequence ATGTCGGACAACTCAATCGTTGGGATTGAAGATGTCAAAAAGCTCTTTGAGGAAGTAGGAAAGGCCCCTACGAAAGTTTTAACTGCGGCCACAAGAAAAGGTGCAAATATTGCCTTGAGCTATGCCAAAGCGCACTGTCCTGAAGGGGTTGAGTGGACAAGCGGTAGGTATGCCCACGAACCCGGCACCTTAAAAAAGAGCCTTAGGATCAAAAAGGAAAAACGTAAAATGGGCAAGTCAGTGTACACCGTCGGCCCAGGGCCCGAAGGATGGTACGCGCATTTTGTTGACTACGGGTTTACCACAAGAAATGGTCGGTACGTCCCAGGGAATCGGTTTCTGAGGGACTCCGTGGACAAGAACCGAGGCCAGATCCAGACCGTAATGCTCACGGAAATGGCCTTAGAGCTGGATAAATTGAGGTGA
- a CDS encoding head maturation protease, ClpP-related, producing MAKKVTAKKKFWVFKALANNEAELTIYGEIADSQGGWYSTGNEVTPTSFKAELDALGDITTLKVYMNSPGGDVFAGQTIYSQLKRHKATINIYIDGLAASIASVIAMAGDTIHMPANAMMMIHHPMSGVWGNAHEMRAMADTLDKVCESIQETYLSKAADMSREDLIALLDAETWLTAQECLDLGLCDVVEKEKTIVASIRDLEILAKYKNTPRIITVKAEKDDPPEPIPPINPVEPDKTEDVTKAKAILALECEL from the coding sequence GTGGCAAAAAAGGTGACAGCTAAAAAGAAATTCTGGGTTTTCAAGGCACTGGCCAATAACGAAGCCGAGCTAACAATTTATGGGGAGATTGCGGATTCACAAGGTGGATGGTATAGCACTGGAAACGAAGTAACCCCTACGTCGTTCAAGGCGGAGCTAGATGCCCTTGGCGATATAACTACCCTGAAAGTGTACATGAATTCCCCAGGCGGGGATGTTTTTGCAGGTCAAACGATCTATTCACAGTTAAAAAGGCATAAGGCGACGATAAACATATACATTGATGGCCTAGCTGCTAGCATTGCCTCAGTAATAGCCATGGCGGGCGATACAATCCATATGCCAGCAAATGCCATGATGATGATTCATCATCCCATGAGTGGAGTTTGGGGAAACGCCCATGAGATGCGGGCCATGGCCGACACTTTAGATAAAGTTTGTGAGAGTATCCAGGAAACCTACCTTTCTAAAGCAGCAGACATGAGTCGAGAGGACCTGATTGCTTTACTTGACGCAGAAACTTGGCTAACTGCCCAAGAGTGCTTAGACCTTGGGTTGTGTGACGTAGTGGAAAAAGAAAAAACCATTGTCGCTAGCATTCGGGACCTTGAAATCCTCGCCAAGTATAAAAACACCCCTCGAATCATTACGGTAAAAGCTGAGAAGGACGATCCTCCTGAACCAATCCCGCCGATCAATCCAGTCGAACCAGACAAAACCGAAGACGTTACAAAAGCAAAAGCAATTTTGGCCTTGGAGTGTGAACTCTAG
- a CDS encoding phage major capsid protein, which yields MNEMERLLALKATLKAKAQAITAKESSTTEEINAVLAEIQALNAKIEVQKQVDAMEAEELKAAAEAKIPVNEPLWAQPKDHSKVIWKNNSEFLSAVYSASKQGATPDPRLLMQNAASGMGESVPSDGGFLVGEDFAKELLQKTYETGILASKCRKIPISPTSNALEANGIDETSRANGSRWGGIQSFWENEADGLTGKKPKFNKVELKLKKLTGLCYATDELLQDAVALESIIGQAFAEEFGFKMDDAIMNGLGAGQPLGFMKSGALVTVSKEAGQANGSIVTQNVLNMWSRCWGRSRQDAVWLINQDVEPQLSQMTIIVGTGGVPVYMPAGGVSGAQYSTLFGRPVIPVEQANTIGSLGDISLVDLSQYLLIDKGGINAASSIHVRFLYDESVFRFIYRVDGQPIWKSALTPFKGSNTLSPFVTLAAR from the coding sequence ATGAATGAAATGGAACGATTGTTGGCTCTGAAAGCAACGTTAAAGGCGAAAGCTCAAGCTATTACGGCAAAGGAATCCTCTACCACCGAGGAAATTAATGCCGTACTGGCAGAAATTCAAGCTCTAAATGCCAAGATTGAAGTCCAAAAACAGGTTGATGCGATGGAAGCAGAGGAACTAAAGGCTGCTGCCGAAGCAAAGATTCCCGTCAATGAGCCCCTTTGGGCACAACCCAAAGACCATTCCAAAGTTATCTGGAAAAACAACAGTGAATTCCTCTCAGCTGTTTACTCAGCCTCCAAGCAAGGCGCAACACCTGATCCAAGATTGTTAATGCAGAACGCGGCTTCCGGAATGGGTGAATCCGTCCCTTCCGACGGTGGTTTCCTCGTCGGGGAAGATTTCGCCAAAGAATTACTTCAAAAAACCTATGAAACAGGGATTCTGGCTTCTAAATGTCGCAAAATTCCTATCAGCCCAACGTCAAATGCGCTTGAAGCTAACGGGATCGACGAAACAAGCCGGGCGAACGGCAGCCGCTGGGGCGGCATTCAATCCTTCTGGGAAAATGAAGCGGATGGTTTGACTGGTAAAAAACCTAAGTTTAATAAGGTTGAATTAAAACTCAAGAAACTTACCGGACTTTGCTATGCCACAGACGAACTACTCCAGGATGCGGTGGCCCTTGAATCCATTATCGGTCAGGCATTCGCGGAGGAGTTCGGTTTTAAAATGGATGATGCTATTATGAACGGTTTAGGCGCGGGTCAGCCACTTGGCTTTATGAAAAGTGGCGCTCTAGTTACAGTCTCAAAAGAGGCTGGGCAGGCTAATGGTTCTATCGTGACACAAAACGTCCTGAATATGTGGTCGCGTTGTTGGGGTAGATCACGGCAAGATGCCGTATGGTTAATTAACCAAGACGTCGAACCCCAACTAAGTCAAATGACAATTATAGTAGGTACCGGAGGCGTACCCGTGTATATGCCAGCGGGCGGAGTGTCCGGTGCACAGTACAGCACCCTCTTTGGTCGTCCTGTGATTCCAGTCGAGCAAGCGAACACCATAGGGTCCCTCGGAGATATTTCTTTAGTTGACCTTTCGCAATACCTCCTCATCGACAAAGGTGGCATCAATGCTGCATCGTCCATCCATGTCCGGTTCCTTTATGACGAGAGTGTTTTCCGTTTTATCTACCGCGTCGATGGCCAGCCGATCTGGAAGTCGGCACTCACCCCATTCAAAGGAAGTAACACACTCAGCCCATTTGTCACCTTAGCTGCCCGTTAA
- a CDS encoding DUF6711 family protein — MIIKINGVEIAAYPTEFSVTPMDLDNGDSTTRAADGTLNRDRVAVKRQVEMTWSMLDWATTSKLLKSMSDIFFDLYYPDPMDGTYSTRTFYVGNRPTPFAYNKNGTIMWAGLKATLTEK; from the coding sequence ATGATCATCAAAATTAATGGCGTTGAGATTGCGGCCTACCCCACGGAGTTCTCGGTCACGCCCATGGACCTGGACAACGGCGACTCCACAACGCGGGCCGCAGACGGAACCCTTAACCGGGACAGGGTCGCCGTGAAGAGACAGGTCGAAATGACCTGGAGTATGTTGGATTGGGCTACAACGTCAAAACTTCTTAAATCCATGAGCGATATATTCTTTGATCTCTATTACCCGGACCCGATGGACGGGACCTACTCGACCCGAACATTTTATGTTGGTAATCGGCCTACGCCGTTCGCCTACAACAAAAACGGGACCATCATGTGGGCCGGATTGAAGGCAACTCTTACAGAAAAATGA
- a CDS encoding phage tail assembly chaperone → MKKRSGGDELGSADWDWNLALRSAVQCGLMPEQFWDLTPAELNIIIEIHVEQKKDSQKSGIIAAFYSAYFTRLKTLSSPDLEKVLDGIDNVTGQDMTDEEMLNAVKKFAKDRG, encoded by the coding sequence ATCAAAAAACGCTCCGGGGGCGACGAACTAGGCTCGGCTGATTGGGATTGGAACCTCGCCCTAAGAAGCGCTGTACAATGTGGGCTCATGCCCGAGCAGTTCTGGGACCTGACGCCCGCAGAACTAAACATCATCATCGAGATTCACGTCGAACAGAAGAAGGACTCCCAAAAAAGCGGCATCATAGCCGCCTTTTATTCTGCCTATTTTACGAGGCTCAAGACTCTTTCAAGCCCCGATCTGGAGAAGGTTCTTGACGGAATCGACAACGTCACTGGACAGGACATGACCGACGAGGAAATGCTCAACGCCGTTAAAAAATTCGCCAAAGACAGGGGGTGA